Sequence from the Chitinophagales bacterium genome:
CCAGTGCATGAAGAGCTTCATCATATGTTCCATTCCACCTTCGTGTGAGAAGGATTCTGCTCAATAATTCATTTCCCATTCCTGCGAGTCCCACTATAATAAGGGGCCAGGCGTATCTAAGCATTTCCTTCCACAAGCCGATGCTGATTTTCCAATGTCTGATAAAAAAATATCGTGACATTGCTACTATGGTAGCAATGCTGGCTATAAGGCTTGAAATAAAAATATACTTTACCCCAAGCGCGGGATTGTAAATGACGTGGATAAAGCCACAAATTGAAGAAAAAGACGGATACTCTAATATGCACGGGCATACAATAAGAAATAAAATATTGAAAAAAACATTGAAGCTGATGTTAACCACCTTGAAGGTTGCAAAACGGATGGGCCGGTTTTCTTGCCTCAGATGCGCAAAAGGAATGGTGACAATTGCATCAAGACCGAGTATCAGGGCAAGTATGGTTACATATTCAGTATGACCATAAAACTGCATTGCGGAAGCAATTGGAACCCTGAAAACTATAAGTGTAGCAGAAAACAGCAGTGAGGTAAATAATATGGATGCTATGCCGGTATCGTACACCGGCTTTTTATCTTCCCGGAGTGTAGCATAGCGAAAAAACGCAGTTTCCATACCATAGGTAAAAAGGATATTTAGAAAACCTGCATAAGCATAAAACTGCGTTACTACTCCGAATGCTTCCGGATGGAAAACACGGGTTTGTATAGGTACTAAGGCATAATTAAGAAAGCGTGCAAGAATACTGCTGACACCGTAAATCGCCGTTTGTTGAGCAAGCTTCTTAACAAGAGAATTCAACAGTAGGTTTTTTCGGGCGCGAAGATAGGTGTATTGTTTTAAGAAGAACCATGGCAGACCCTGATGCCGGCGAAATAATAAAAACGATCAAGTTTAACGCAGCCTGTTCATAGATCTTATGAGGGCTTCGTCCTTCAAAATTCCTATTCGTGCAAGAATATTTAAAATCATTCCGATTAAAGGTAAATAAGCACCTGTTTTAAATTCAGCAATATTAAAATTTTGGAAAATATGACTTTCAGTTTGGATAATTATAAGTGCCCAAATGAGGTAAATAATAAAGAGGAGAATATTTCCTG
This genomic interval carries:
- a CDS encoding polysaccharide biosynthesis protein gives rise to the protein MNSLVKKLAQQTAIYGVSSILARFLNYALVPIQTRVFHPEAFGVVTQFYAYAGFLNILFTYGMETAFFRYATLREDKKPVYDTGIASILFTSLLFSATLIVFRVPIASAMQFYGHTEYVTILALILGLDAIVTIPFAHLRQENRPIRFATFKVVNISFNVFFNILFLIVCPCILEYPSFSSICGFIHVIYNPALGVKYIFISSLIASIATIVAMSRYFFIRHWKISIGLWKEMLRYAWPLIIVGLAGMGNELLSRILLTRRWNGTYDEALHALGVFGACYKMSLLMTLFVQAYRMAAEPFFFGESKKQNPQLTYARTMNFFVIFCCFIFLLVTLFMDFFKEIFMGKEYYEGVRVVPVLLMANFFLGVYYNLTIWYKLTNKNFAGSLIAFGGVIITFLLNWLWIPTYGYYGSSWVTFICYGSMMIVSFLLGQRYYPVPYDVKRFFTYLIISVILFISGNQIISLSNASIHYLNYLVGTLFLAAFLFIVYIFETGQIKIFKAIG